A single genomic interval of Oceanithermus profundus DSM 14977 harbors:
- a CDS encoding bifunctional diguanylate cyclase/phosphodiesterase, whose protein sequence is MSVKLNRAKTLEEIADLGLEFLLRLAHLETGWMVIEEAEGFRLVAARNLPPGLEADDRSVLTSGGCTCQQLFVSGRLKTTGQFVECERLQRVAEAGERLSEAERRTLSGGLGRHLSIPLLAGGERLGIANLAFPHGFEPPQELYQVLTLAGAALGSAIHRGLLLERQQHQRSDLEERLLHLSKELLKSDALDDLKRVLASEMQALGPLAPLELAVLWRPQGRGFPKELEGVHRILVGGVSPDPAGRLARALEAGEAPTEATWDGAVGLFPLRVQATPALPFEGALLVRLERAPEDRRLANWAYGMAAELIAAAIARLLSQERLRYLSFHDPLTGLLNRRGFMEHLRTALPLAARERWNLAVAMVDMDDFKLYNDRFGHLAGDRLLREAARVMKEHLRASDVVARIGGDEFALLLQNTTIEGAGFALERIREAMAKMPYAGVSIGVAFFPDDAQEPEELLRSADLALYDSKTQKRVVFVAPGLRERFKRRLRLESAIEAALRSPDLPGFSLHFQPRYDVDRRRVSAFEALLRFHGPAGPVSPLEVFAIAAERGWMMDLTRFVLTEALGFYAAHRDCIPAGVRVGVNVPPALLVPELLDLVQATLEEHGLGPEVLELEVTEEVIAHDDTPWAVLEELGRLGVRLALDDFGSGFSNLGRLVTLPIQVLKLDRSFVELLTTHNERGVPAVRGIVAMGLDMGLVVVAEGVESDEALERVRAAGVREVQGYVLSRPVPPRELLERNFA, encoded by the coding sequence ATGTCGGTGAAGCTGAATCGAGCCAAGACGTTGGAGGAGATCGCGGACCTGGGCCTGGAGTTCCTGCTGCGCCTGGCCCATCTGGAAACCGGCTGGATGGTGATCGAGGAGGCCGAGGGCTTCCGCCTGGTCGCCGCGCGCAACCTGCCGCCGGGCCTGGAAGCGGACGATCGGTCGGTGCTGACCTCGGGCGGCTGCACCTGCCAGCAGCTCTTCGTGAGCGGCCGCCTCAAGACCACCGGGCAGTTCGTGGAGTGCGAGCGGTTGCAGCGGGTCGCCGAGGCCGGCGAGCGCCTTTCCGAGGCGGAACGCCGCACGCTCTCGGGCGGCTTGGGCCGCCACCTGAGCATCCCGCTGCTCGCCGGGGGCGAGCGTCTGGGAATCGCCAACCTCGCCTTCCCCCACGGGTTCGAACCCCCGCAGGAGCTCTATCAGGTGCTCACGCTCGCCGGCGCGGCCCTGGGTTCGGCCATTCACCGGGGCCTGCTGCTCGAGCGCCAGCAGCACCAACGTTCGGACCTCGAGGAGCGCCTGCTCCACCTTTCCAAGGAGCTGCTGAAGAGCGACGCCCTGGACGACCTCAAGCGGGTGCTGGCGAGCGAGATGCAGGCGCTGGGCCCGCTGGCGCCGCTCGAACTGGCGGTGCTCTGGCGTCCCCAGGGCCGGGGTTTTCCCAAGGAGCTGGAAGGGGTGCACCGCATCCTCGTGGGCGGGGTGTCGCCCGACCCGGCCGGGCGCCTCGCCCGCGCCCTGGAGGCGGGCGAGGCGCCCACCGAGGCCACCTGGGACGGCGCCGTCGGGCTCTTCCCGCTGCGCGTCCAGGCCACGCCCGCGCTCCCCTTCGAGGGCGCCCTGCTCGTGCGCCTCGAGCGCGCCCCCGAAGACCGGCGCCTGGCCAACTGGGCCTACGGGATGGCGGCGGAGCTGATCGCTGCGGCGATCGCGCGGCTGCTCTCGCAGGAGCGGCTGCGCTACCTCTCGTTCCACGACCCGTTGACGGGCCTGCTCAACCGGCGCGGCTTCATGGAACACCTGCGCACCGCGCTGCCGCTCGCGGCCCGGGAGCGCTGGAACCTGGCGGTGGCCATGGTCGACATGGACGACTTCAAGCTCTACAACGACCGCTTCGGCCACCTCGCCGGCGACCGCCTGCTGCGGGAGGCGGCGCGGGTCATGAAGGAGCACCTGCGGGCCAGCGACGTGGTGGCCCGCATCGGGGGCGACGAGTTCGCCCTGCTGCTGCAGAACACCACCATCGAGGGGGCCGGTTTCGCGCTCGAGCGCATCCGCGAGGCGATGGCGAAGATGCCCTACGCGGGGGTCTCGATCGGGGTCGCCTTCTTTCCCGACGACGCCCAGGAGCCCGAAGAGCTGCTGCGTTCGGCCGACCTTGCGCTGTACGACTCGAAGACCCAGAAGCGGGTGGTCTTCGTCGCGCCCGGCTTGCGCGAACGCTTCAAGCGGCGGCTGCGCCTCGAAAGCGCCATCGAGGCGGCGCTGCGCAGTCCGGACCTGCCGGGTTTCTCTTTGCACTTCCAGCCGCGCTACGACGTGGATCGGCGGCGCGTTTCCGCCTTCGAGGCGCTGCTGCGCTTCCACGGGCCCGCGGGTCCGGTTTCGCCACTCGAGGTTTTCGCGATCGCCGCCGAACGCGGCTGGATGATGGACCTCACCCGCTTCGTCCTCACGGAGGCGCTCGGGTTCTACGCCGCGCACCGCGACTGCATCCCCGCCGGAGTGCGGGTCGGGGTGAACGTACCGCCGGCGCTGCTGGTGCCCGAGCTGCTGGACCTCGTGCAGGCGACGCTGGAGGAGCACGGCCTCGGCCCCGAGGTGCTCGAGCTGGAGGTCACCGAGGAGGTGATCGCGCACGACGACACCCCCTGGGCCGTGCTCGAGGAGCTGGGCCGGTTGGGGGTGCGGCTCGCGCTCGACGACTTTGGCTCGGGCTTTTCCAACCTGGGCCGCCTGGTCACCCTGCCGATCCAGGTGCTCAAGCTCGACCGCAGTTTCGTGGAGCTGCTGACCACGCACAACGAACGCGGCGTGCCCGCGGTGCGCGGCATCGTCGCGATGGGGCTGGACATGGGGCTGGTGGTGGTGGCCGAGGGGGTGGAGTCGGACGAGGCGCTCGAGCGGGTGCGCGCCGCCGGCGTTCGCGAGGTGCAGGGCTACGTGCTCTCGCGGCCCGTGCCCCCGCGGGAGCTGCTCGAGCGCAACTTCGCCTGA
- a CDS encoding CPBP family intramembrane glutamic endopeptidase, which yields MSRRAAGFTAIREVLPWLLAPPFFFLLALAGASVLAGLSGARDPEAVTAAVEGSLPQVLLVVQLGMLGLVLLVLRRGGWRALGWKPLRPGRATVEIAVGVAAGAALGLLYPVGLEPLHLFLQRTFGDYVPPGGVQAAFGPGAAVFFAANVLLAPFAEESLYRGFALERLQMRLAPGTAVGLSAVFFGLLHWAGGFWYMVLTGGVLGTLFGAFFLWRGSVLAPFFAHLTLNLLEFAYLAL from the coding sequence GTGAGCCGGCGCGCCGCGGGCTTCACGGCCATACGGGAGGTGCTGCCTTGGCTGCTGGCGCCGCCTTTCTTCTTCCTGCTCGCGCTCGCCGGCGCTTCGGTCCTCGCGGGCTTGTCCGGCGCCCGGGATCCGGAGGCCGTGACCGCCGCGGTGGAGGGCTCGCTGCCGCAGGTGCTGCTCGTGGTGCAGCTGGGGATGCTGGGCCTGGTGCTGCTCGTGCTCCGTCGCGGCGGCTGGCGGGCGCTCGGCTGGAAGCCGCTCCGTCCCGGTCGTGCGACCGTAGAGATCGCCGTCGGCGTCGCCGCGGGCGCGGCCCTCGGCCTGCTCTACCCGGTGGGGCTCGAGCCCCTGCACCTCTTCCTGCAACGCACCTTCGGCGACTACGTTCCCCCGGGCGGGGTGCAGGCCGCGTTCGGGCCTGGAGCGGCGGTCTTCTTCGCGGCCAACGTGCTGCTCGCGCCCTTCGCCGAGGAAAGCCTCTACCGCGGCTTCGCCCTCGAGCGGCTGCAGATGCGGCTGGCGCCCGGCACGGCGGTGGGCCTGAGCGCGGTCTTCTTCGGGTTGCTGCACTGGGCCGGCGGGTTCTGGTACATGGTGCTCACCGGTGGCGTGCTGGGCACGCTCTTCGGTGCGTTCTTCCTCTGGAGGGGGAGCGTGCTGGCGCCGTTCTTCGCGCACCTGACGTTGAACCTGCTGGAGTTCGCCTACCTGGCGCTCTGA
- a CDS encoding NAD-dependent epimerase/dehydratase family protein, with the protein METILGAGGPVGRALAAELEKQGRPLRLVRRNPGAERPGVEARTADLTDPEATERAVAGSTVCYLTVGLPYRAAVWARDWPRVMENVIRACGRHEARLVFFDNVYMYDPDHLSRMTEATPVRPVSRKGRVRARVARMVQEAMQRGEIEALIARSADFFGYGKPWSGVLNFLAFEPLSRGRKAIWFASADRPHNFTYLPDAARALALLGASDAAYGEVWHLPSGEARTGRAWVEGVAAALGIRPGLQVITPAMARLAGLFQPLVRETVEMLYQYDRPYVFDSAKIAARFGLEPTPADAALAEVARRDYGVGR; encoded by the coding sequence GTGGAAACCATTCTTGGCGCGGGCGGGCCCGTCGGGCGCGCCCTCGCAGCCGAACTCGAGAAGCAGGGCCGGCCGCTGCGCCTCGTTCGCCGAAACCCGGGGGCGGAAAGGCCGGGCGTGGAGGCGCGGACGGCCGACCTGACCGACCCCGAGGCCACCGAGCGCGCCGTCGCGGGCAGTACGGTCTGCTACCTGACCGTGGGCCTCCCCTACCGCGCCGCGGTCTGGGCGCGCGACTGGCCACGCGTAATGGAAAACGTGATCCGCGCCTGCGGCCGCCACGAAGCCCGCCTCGTCTTCTTCGACAACGTCTACATGTACGACCCGGACCACCTGAGCCGCATGACCGAGGCCACGCCGGTGCGGCCGGTGAGCCGCAAGGGGCGGGTGCGTGCCCGCGTCGCCCGGATGGTGCAGGAGGCGATGCAGCGGGGCGAGATCGAAGCCCTTATCGCCCGCAGCGCCGACTTCTTCGGCTACGGAAAGCCCTGGAGCGGGGTGCTCAACTTCCTGGCCTTCGAACCCTTGAGCCGCGGCCGGAAGGCGATCTGGTTCGCCTCGGCCGACCGGCCCCACAACTTCACCTACCTGCCCGACGCGGCCCGCGCACTCGCGCTACTGGGCGCGAGCGACGCGGCGTACGGCGAGGTCTGGCACCTGCCGAGCGGCGAGGCCCGCACCGGCCGCGCCTGGGTGGAGGGCGTGGCCGCGGCGCTCGGCATCCGACCGGGGCTGCAGGTGATCACGCCGGCGATGGCGCGGCTCGCCGGGCTGTTCCAGCCCCTGGTGCGCGAGACGGTGGAGATGCTCTACCAGTACGACCGTCCTTACGTGTTCGACAGCGCCAAGATCGCCGCCCGTTTCGGGCTCGAGCCCACCCCGGCGGACGCCGCGCTGGCCGAGGTGGCCCGCCGCGACTACGGGGTCGGGAGGTGA
- the rplU gene encoding 50S ribosomal protein L21, whose product MYAIIKTGGKQYRAEEGAILRVEKLDAQPGEKVEFDVLMVGGDKVKVGNPTVKGAKVVAEVLRTERGKKITVAKFKAKTNYRRKKGHRQWFTELRVEKIRLRAARKKKDDEAQAEE is encoded by the coding sequence ATGTACGCGATCATCAAGACCGGTGGCAAACAGTACCGCGCCGAAGAGGGTGCGATCCTGCGCGTCGAAAAGCTGGACGCCCAGCCGGGCGAGAAGGTGGAGTTCGACGTGCTGATGGTCGGCGGCGACAAGGTCAAGGTGGGCAACCCCACCGTCAAGGGCGCGAAGGTCGTGGCCGAGGTGCTGCGCACCGAGCGCGGCAAGAAGATCACCGTCGCCAAGTTCAAGGCCAAGACCAACTACCGCCGCAAGAAGGGCCACCGTCAGTGGTTCACCGAGCTGCGGGTCGAGAAGATCCGCCTGCGGGCGGCGCGCAAGAAGAAGGACGACGAAGCGCAGGCCGAGGAGTAG
- the rpmA gene encoding 50S ribosomal protein L27, with protein sequence MAHKKGLGSTKNGRDSQSKRLGVKRFGGQVVKAGNIIVRQRGTKFKPGKNVGLGRDFTLFALVDGVVEFQDKGRLGRYVSVRPLEG encoded by the coding sequence ATGGCACACAAAAAAGGACTCGGTTCCACCAAGAACGGTCGCGACTCGCAGTCGAAGCGCCTGGGCGTGAAGCGCTTCGGCGGCCAGGTCGTGAAGGCGGGGAACATCATCGTGCGTCAGCGCGGCACCAAGTTCAAGCCCGGCAAGAACGTGGGCCTGGGCCGCGACTTCACCCTCTTCGCCCTCGTGGACGGGGTGGTGGAGTTCCAGGACAAGGGCCGCCTGGGGCGCTACGTCTCGGTTCGTCCGCTCGAGGGTTAG
- the obgE gene encoding GTPase ObgE has product MFRDTLEITVAAGHGGDGVVSFFREKYIPKGGPDGGDGGRGGSVYLKAGSGVDSLAKLSKRTYKAERGQHGKGKGMDGRAGKDLVIEVPLGTRVYDADTGELLADLVEEGQTALVARGGEGGLGNAHFATATRQAPRFALGGLPGEKRRLRLELRLIADVGLVGYPNAGKSSLLAALTRARPKVADYPFTTLSPNLGVVEGELERFTLADIPGIIEGASEGRGLGLDFLRHISRTRLLLYVLDATREPRAALAALRREVGAYDPDLLRRPSLVALNKVDLLDEAAVRERVHALAAEGLAVVPTSAVTGAGLDELKQALFQLLPAAPQPTTPPGPRVREEVPALEVREVEEGVFEVHAPELEQLIGRIRGELFEAAEWLQGEFRRRGVEPALKARGVRAGDTVRIGDLEFEYIPEG; this is encoded by the coding sequence ATGTTCCGCGATACGCTCGAGATCACCGTCGCCGCCGGTCACGGAGGCGACGGTGTCGTCAGCTTCTTCCGCGAAAAGTACATTCCCAAGGGCGGCCCCGACGGCGGCGACGGCGGCCGCGGCGGCAGCGTCTACCTGAAGGCGGGTTCCGGCGTCGACTCGCTGGCCAAGCTCTCCAAGCGCACCTACAAGGCCGAGCGCGGCCAGCACGGCAAGGGCAAGGGCATGGACGGCCGCGCCGGCAAGGACCTGGTCATCGAGGTGCCCCTGGGCACCCGTGTCTACGACGCCGACACCGGCGAGCTGCTCGCCGACCTGGTGGAGGAGGGGCAGACCGCCCTCGTCGCCCGCGGCGGCGAGGGCGGGCTCGGCAACGCCCACTTCGCCACCGCCACGCGCCAGGCGCCGCGCTTCGCCCTGGGGGGGCTGCCGGGCGAAAAGCGCCGGTTGCGGCTCGAGCTGCGCCTGATCGCCGACGTGGGCCTGGTGGGCTACCCCAACGCCGGCAAGTCGAGCCTGCTGGCGGCGCTGACCCGCGCCCGCCCCAAGGTGGCCGACTACCCCTTCACCACCCTCAGCCCCAACCTGGGCGTGGTCGAGGGCGAACTGGAGCGCTTCACCCTGGCCGACATCCCCGGCATCATCGAGGGCGCCTCCGAGGGCAGGGGGCTGGGCCTCGACTTCCTGCGCCACATCTCGCGCACCCGCCTGTTGCTCTACGTCCTCGACGCCACCCGCGAGCCGCGGGCCGCGCTCGCGGCGCTGCGGCGCGAGGTGGGCGCCTACGACCCCGACCTGCTCCGGCGCCCCAGCCTGGTGGCGCTCAACAAGGTCGACCTGCTGGACGAGGCCGCCGTTCGTGAGCGGGTGCACGCGCTCGCGGCCGAAGGACTCGCGGTGGTGCCCACCTCGGCGGTGACGGGGGCGGGCCTGGACGAACTGAAGCAGGCCCTCTTCCAGCTGCTTCCGGCGGCGCCCCAGCCGACCACCCCTCCGGGCCCGCGGGTGCGCGAGGAAGTGCCCGCGCTCGAGGTGCGTGAGGTCGAGGAGGGCGTCTTCGAGGTGCACGCGCCCGAGCTGGAGCAGCTGATCGGACGCATCCGCGGCGAGCTCTTCGAGGCCGCGGAGTGGCTGCAGGGCGAGTTCCGCCGGCGCGGCGTGGAGCCGGCGCTGAAGGCGCGCGGCGTGCGCGCCGGCGACACCGTGCGGATCGGCGACCTCGAGTTCGAGTACATCCCGGAGGGCTAG
- the nadD gene encoding nicotinate-nucleotide adenylyltransferase: MRIGLFGGSFDPVHMGHLLAASESADRLELDEVHFVTAARPPHKRPVAPAEARHEMVVLATILDPRFRTSRLELDHPGPTFTVETLRRAARRWPGAELFFITGADAYRDLATWREPEALVELAQMVAVSRPGYDLSRIDPFFRERVRPIEIPGYDISSTEIRRRIAEGRSVRYLVPYEVEVYIAKHRLYREAR; encoded by the coding sequence ATGCGCATAGGACTTTTCGGCGGCAGCTTCGATCCGGTGCACATGGGGCACCTGCTCGCCGCCAGCGAGTCGGCCGATCGCCTCGAGCTGGACGAGGTCCACTTCGTCACCGCCGCCCGTCCCCCGCACAAACGGCCGGTGGCCCCGGCCGAGGCGCGCCACGAGATGGTGGTGCTGGCGACGATCCTGGACCCGCGGTTCCGCACGAGCCGGCTCGAGCTCGACCACCCCGGCCCCACCTTCACCGTGGAGACGCTGCGCCGTGCGGCGCGGCGCTGGCCGGGGGCCGAGCTCTTCTTCATCACCGGGGCCGACGCCTACCGCGACCTGGCGACCTGGCGCGAGCCCGAGGCGCTCGTCGAACTCGCGCAGATGGTGGCCGTGAGCCGGCCCGGCTACGACCTGAGCCGGATCGACCCCTTCTTCCGCGAGCGGGTGCGGCCGATCGAGATTCCCGGCTACGACATCTCCAGCACCGAGATCCGCCGCCGCATCGCCGAGGGGCGGTCGGTGCGCTACCTGGTCCCCTACGAGGTGGAGGTCTACATTGCCAAGCACCGACTTTACCGAGAAGCTCGCTGA
- the yqeK gene encoding bis(5'-nucleosyl)-tetraphosphatase (symmetrical) YqeK — MPSTDFTEKLAERVRRRVSPERWAHIVRVADLARQLAEAAGADGERAWLAGILHDVARELPEEELLALCPPENEVEAAHPRALHGCAGRKIAAEWGVSDPEVLEAIEGHVWGVSPANPIGMAVYVADVSEPGRGVNEDLRRRALAGDLEGAYAEAVARKVAYLKAKGIPIHPRTLKAYAEAHA; from the coding sequence TTGCCAAGCACCGACTTTACCGAGAAGCTCGCTGAACGCGTTCGCCGGCGGGTTTCCCCGGAGCGCTGGGCGCACATCGTCCGCGTCGCCGACCTGGCCCGGCAGCTCGCCGAGGCCGCCGGCGCCGACGGGGAGCGCGCCTGGCTGGCCGGCATCCTGCACGACGTCGCCCGTGAGTTGCCCGAGGAGGAGCTGCTCGCCCTCTGCCCGCCCGAGAACGAGGTCGAGGCCGCCCACCCCCGCGCCCTGCACGGCTGCGCCGGCCGCAAGATCGCGGCGGAGTGGGGGGTGAGCGATCCGGAGGTGCTCGAGGCCATCGAGGGCCACGTATGGGGCGTCTCGCCCGCGAACCCCATCGGCATGGCCGTCTACGTGGCCGACGTCAGCGAGCCGGGCCGTGGGGTCAACGAGGACCTGCGCCGGCGCGCCCTCGCGGGCGACCTGGAGGGGGCCTACGCCGAGGCGGTGGCGCGCAAGGTGGCCTACCTGAAGGCTAAGGGGATTCCCATCCACCCCCGTACACTGAAGGCGTATGCCGAAGCGCACGCGTAG
- a CDS encoding LCP family protein, which translates to MPKRTRRRLILLGLTLVALAVLIVVWPHASRSLTRQGAGGAPELSLVLAARDIEYCGPATPCGPGSRTDTIFYVRLLGNRAWVVAIPRDTYVEFNGYKGKINAVYGFEGARGLAQAVEQVLGLPVDHYAVITLDLAARAVDAVGGVTVYLPDEMNYDDNAANLHIHIPAGRQHLDGQEAVGYMRFRGWVGDDLSRLDRIKEVVLQVLKRALSPANWPRVPGMVRDFWADMETDVDVGQVLALLPGLRGLELKTATLPTREEGVYLVFDDAMRRSFLAAFLGIDARPSVPPPDARVLVLDGSGAGLGAAYARGLERLALPAPEVRRIRLQEASKVLVDTALEAGGYYAEAVHLPLVSRFRLYYDADVVIVLGRDLVP; encoded by the coding sequence ATGCCGAAGCGCACGCGTAGACGCCTGATCCTGCTGGGCCTCACCCTCGTCGCGCTGGCCGTCCTAATCGTCGTCTGGCCGCACGCGAGCCGCAGCCTGACCCGCCAGGGGGCGGGGGGCGCGCCCGAGCTGAGCCTGGTGCTGGCGGCGCGCGACATCGAGTACTGCGGCCCCGCCACCCCCTGCGGTCCTGGCAGCCGCACCGACACCATCTTCTACGTGCGCCTCCTGGGGAACCGCGCCTGGGTGGTGGCCATCCCCCGCGACACCTACGTGGAGTTCAATGGGTACAAGGGCAAGATCAACGCGGTCTACGGCTTCGAGGGGGCCCGGGGGCTGGCGCAGGCGGTGGAGCAGGTGCTCGGGCTTCCCGTGGACCACTACGCGGTGATTACCCTCGACCTGGCCGCCCGCGCCGTGGACGCGGTGGGGGGCGTGACCGTCTACCTGCCCGACGAAATGAACTACGACGACAACGCCGCGAACCTGCACATCCACATTCCCGCGGGGCGGCAGCACCTGGACGGCCAGGAGGCCGTGGGCTACATGCGCTTCCGCGGCTGGGTGGGCGATGACCTGAGCCGCCTCGACCGCATCAAGGAGGTGGTGCTGCAGGTGCTGAAGCGCGCCCTCAGCCCCGCCAACTGGCCGCGGGTGCCGGGCATGGTGCGCGACTTCTGGGCCGACATGGAGACCGACGTCGACGTGGGCCAGGTGCTGGCGCTGCTTCCGGGCCTGCGGGGGCTGGAGCTGAAGACGGCCACCCTGCCCACCCGCGAGGAGGGGGTCTACCTGGTCTTCGACGACGCGATGCGGCGCTCCTTCCTGGCGGCCTTCCTGGGCATCGACGCCCGGCCCTCGGTGCCGCCGCCCGACGCGCGGGTCCTCGTTCTCGACGGCAGCGGCGCGGGGCTGGGCGCGGCCTACGCGCGGGGGCTCGAGCGGCTGGCGCTGCCCGCGCCCGAGGTGCGCCGGATCCGCCTGCAGGAGGCCAGCAAGGTGCTGGTGGACACCGCGCTCGAGGCCGGCGGTTACTACGCCGAGGCCGTGCACCTGCCGCTCGTCTCGCGCTTCCGCCTCTACTACGACGCCGACGTGGTCATCGTGCTGGGCCGCGATCTGGTACCCTAA
- the rsfS gene encoding ribosome silencing factor, with protein sequence MVKTIDAVELITKITQALEDKKAENVVALDLRKVSDSLDYFVIATGTSQPHLQALQDHVQEKLREGGIRPDAVEGPSSRWWLLSYGPVLVHIMSPEARDYYDLEGFWADAERLEI encoded by the coding sequence ATGGTGAAGACGATCGATGCGGTAGAACTGATCACCAAGATCACCCAAGCCCTGGAAGACAAGAAGGCCGAGAACGTGGTGGCGCTGGACCTGCGCAAGGTCTCGGACTCGCTCGACTACTTCGTGATCGCCACCGGCACCAGCCAGCCGCACCTGCAGGCGCTGCAGGACCACGTCCAGGAGAAGCTGCGCGAAGGGGGCATCCGCCCCGACGCGGTCGAGGGGCCCTCGAGCCGCTGGTGGCTGCTCAGCTACGGGCCGGTGCTGGTGCACATCATGAGCCCCGAGGCGCGCGACTACTACGACCTCGAAGGCTTCTGGGCCGACGCCGAACGCCTGGAAATCTGA
- a CDS encoding YraN family protein, with translation MKGRWAEDAALEHLLARGYALVARNRRTPYGEIDLWMEHEGVPVFAEVKQRASGRYGTPLESIRPWKLERMRKSALYLLGREDVRVRFLAVLVSGTREAWRIELVPLE, from the coding sequence GTGAAAGGCCGCTGGGCCGAGGACGCCGCGCTCGAACACCTGCTCGCGCGCGGGTACGCCCTGGTGGCGCGCAACCGCCGCACCCCCTACGGCGAGATCGACCTCTGGATGGAGCACGAGGGCGTGCCGGTCTTCGCTGAGGTCAAGCAGCGGGCCTCGGGCCGCTACGGCACGCCGCTCGAGAGCATCCGCCCCTGGAAGCTCGAGCGCATGAGGAAGAGCGCCCTCTACCTGCTGGGCCGCGAGGACGTGCGCGTGCGCTTCCTGGCCGTGCTGGTCTCGGGCACCCGCGAGGCCTGGCGCATCGAGCTGGTGCCCCTCGAGTGA
- a CDS encoding SHOCT domain-containing protein, giving the protein MMGWWGPGYGMGGWGFLWGLLWFALIAWGIYTLVKIAGQGGFQGGSSSKQDAALELLRKRYARGEIDKETYERMKRDLEE; this is encoded by the coding sequence ATGATGGGATGGTGGGGACCTGGATACGGCATGGGCGGTTGGGGCTTCCTCTGGGGTCTGCTCTGGTTCGCGCTGATCGCCTGGGGGATCTACACCCTGGTGAAGATCGCCGGCCAGGGGGGTTTCCAGGGCGGAAGCTCCAGCAAGCAGGACGCGGCCCTCGAGCTCTTGCGCAAGCGCTACGCGCGGGGTGAGATCGACAAGGAGACCTACGAACGCATGAAGCGCGACCTGGAGGAGTAA
- a CDS encoding response regulator transcription factor, protein MAKILIVDDDPAIREILRAYLSHEGYELSEAADGVSALALAPAADLVVLDLMLPEMDGLEVARHLRRDFPELPILMLTARGEEEERVRGFEEGADDYVTKPFSPRELVARVRALLRRSGIHDRLVYGDLEIVPGSREVYLAGRPVELSKLEFDLLLTLAQHPGMVFSRERLLERVWGSDFFGVERVVDVHVASLRKRLGDEPDRPRFIETVRGVGYRFKETE, encoded by the coding sequence TTGGCCAAGATCCTGATCGTGGACGACGACCCGGCGATCCGGGAGATCCTCCGGGCCTACCTGAGCCACGAGGGCTACGAACTCAGCGAGGCGGCCGACGGGGTGAGCGCTCTGGCGCTCGCCCCCGCCGCCGACCTGGTGGTCCTCGACCTGATGCTGCCCGAGATGGACGGGCTGGAGGTGGCGCGGCACCTGCGGCGCGACTTCCCCGAACTGCCCATCCTGATGCTGACGGCGCGCGGCGAGGAGGAGGAGCGGGTGCGCGGCTTCGAAGAGGGCGCCGACGACTACGTGACCAAGCCCTTCAGCCCGCGTGAGCTGGTGGCGCGGGTGCGCGCCCTGCTCAGACGTTCCGGCATCCACGACCGCCTCGTCTACGGCGATCTGGAGATCGTGCCGGGGAGCCGCGAGGTCTACCTCGCGGGGCGGCCGGTGGAGCTCTCCAAGCTCGAGTTCGACCTGCTGCTCACGCTGGCGCAGCACCCGGGCATGGTCTTCAGTCGCGAGCGGCTCCTGGAGCGCGTCTGGGGCAGCGACTTCTTCGGGGTCGAGCGCGTGGTGGACGTGCACGTCGCCTCGCTGCGCAAGCGCCTGGGCGACGAGCCCGACCGGCCCCGTTTCATCGAGACGGTGCGCGGCGTGGGGTATCGTTTCAAAGAGACGGAATGA